One Diceros bicornis minor isolate mBicDic1 chromosome 26, mDicBic1.mat.cur, whole genome shotgun sequence DNA segment encodes these proteins:
- the WDR90 gene encoding LOW QUALITY PROTEIN: WD repeat-containing protein 90 (The sequence of the model RefSeq protein was modified relative to this genomic sequence to represent the inferred CDS: deleted 1 base in 1 codon) produces MARAWQHPFLNVFRHFKVDEWKRSAKEGDVATVTDKTLKCTVYRVRGSVSAGNYIQLPKTSTQSLGLTGRYLYVLFRPLPPKHFVIHLDVSTEDSQVIRVSLSNLFKEFKSTVTWLQFPFICEAGTSKKDLAGVPPTGARWTCLQLDLHDILLVYLNRRYGHLKGVRLCANLLVRSLYTSDLCFDPAVTATEARRAKLPVTPMPREMAFPVSKGESWHDRYIHIRFPSDSSKALSKPVQKSCVPPEAGLSALCSTAGFPGHVPRLLSHPATFSKPTQDSVSPMVQMFGPTASCRIPSAPRPLPEVSLFCEHSEISSVGGPSGQSQEPSAWEQATDKHATGSSIHVSAHELAVVPVAPEDVALHEPPCRKQSGQEAALGKNRFQQRVRRGCGPAPHSQPQVVSGLRAPGRGRTQGPWRVWHCDQNPGFLPQSSGQGLPPGVSLGVCLFQSFLPDPILRLKGVIGFGGHSTKWALWTKDGAAVVYPCHAVIVVLNIESREQRFFLGHTEKVSALALDGSSSLLASAQARPPSMLRLWDFQTGGCLSLFRSPVHTICSLSFSDSGALLCGTGKDRHGRTVVVAWGTDQVGRGGKAVVLAKVHTDVDIQGFEVAFFDETRMVSCGQGSVRLWRLRHGGLRSCPVDLGEYHALEFTDLAFGQDQDGCTLYVCGRSGHILEVDYQRMAVRHARRLLPTQTPSGPPPQKQTFSLGPGIAISSLSVSQTMCAVGSEDGYLRLWPLDFSSVLLEAEHEGPISSVRISPDGLRVLSTTSLGHLGFLDVLSREYHVLVRSHTAPVLALATKCSQEQLATVSQDHTVRVWDLVTLQQLYDFTSPDEAPCTIAFHPTQPTFFCGFSGGAVRSFSLEAAEVLEEHRCHRGAVIGLAASPDGSLLFSSCSQGTLAQYHCAATRCRLLRVAANVVCQDAHPSPSALAVSRDSYLLAFVGPSKYTVTIMDTASLDKLLQVDVSALGLASSRLNSAVAVCFGPAPPSHLLVSMSSNVVVVLDATSGRTVREVSPGIHPAACPSLALSGDGRFLLTAADRAIKVWDYLTRASPGCQMYIGHSEPVQAVAFTPNQQQLLSVGDAIFLWDILVPPESVQGSPGGPPTCEAGPGARQPEDTVSGADGLPRRQVPVPSQAAPPRLGACVGPPEGGDGRAGVLGGPGQARASAPILVCFPIPGLWGGAGVWGAPSLLSRPPISPGTFCVSDDERPSEESHGPKGLRQASASAVLLKEADGATDGAWGAVVDSWGLGVPPHPRGQPNAQSTRRTRARPATYPDSYKPFTACCKASPLAKSVSFPPAGGEWLRLKAVVGYSGNGRANVVWRPDTGFFAYACGCLVVVEDLHSGAQQHWLGHPEEISTLALSHDAQVLASASGRSSTASHCQICIWDVSGGSCRQLVSHHDTAVRALAFSPDDGLLVTLGDYGDCTLALWSMSSCELLSSTRLPEPVHGVAFNPWHTGELACVGQGAVTLWLLQRHGADISLQVHRERIPEEVGVGELTSLCYGATPLLYCGSSTGQVCVWDTHASRCFLAWEADDGEIGVLLCSGAQLVSGSSTRRLRLWAVGAVPELRRKGSGAGSVFMERELTLDGAIVGAVFHDSMDMGVVGTAAGTLWYVSWAEGTSTRLVSGHSSKVNEVVFSPSESYCATCGDDGSVRVWSLVSMELVIQFQVLNQSCLCLAWSPPSCGRPDQQQVVAGYSDGTLRVFSISRTSMDLKMRPCAAALTAIAFSADGQTILSGDKDGLVAVSRPCTGMTLRVLSDHRGAPISAIQTTSKEYGDFGVEGTDLWLAVSGDQRVSVWASDWLRDRCELVDWLSFPAPALMESPGCPPPSLAAFCPWDGALLVCAGLGVHRDVVFYSLRQKQVVETIPLPFFAVSLSLSPGARLVAVGFAEHVLRLVDCASGATQDFAGHVDSVQLCRFTPSARLLFTAAHNEILVWEVTSH; encoded by the exons ATGGCGCGAG CATGGCAGCACCCATTCCTCAACGTCTTCAGACACTTCAAGGTGGACGAGTGGAAGCGGTCCGCCAAGGAGGGCGACGTGGCCACCGTGACG GACAAGACCTTGAAGTGCACCGTGTATCGGGTCCGGGGTTCTGTCTCTGCCGGCAATTACATCCAGCTCCCCAAAACCAGCACCCAGTCTCTGGGGCTGACAGGACGATACCTGTATGTGCTCTTCCGGCCCCTGCCCCCTAAGCACTTCGTCATCCACCTGGACGTGTCCACGGAG GACAGCCAGGTCATCCGCGTGTCCTTGTCCAACCTCTTCAAGGAGTTCAAGTCCACAGTCACATGGCTTCAGTTCCCCTTTATCTGTGAGGCCGGAACATCCAAGAAAG ACCTGGCAGGTGTGCCCCCCACTGGTGCCCGCTGGACCTGCCTGCAGCTCGACCTGCACGACATCCTCCTGGTCTACCTGAACCGGCGCTACGGCCACCTCAAGGGCGTCAGGCTGTGTGCCAACCTGCTGGTCAGGAGCCTCTATACCAGCGACCTATGCTTTGACCCCG CTGTCACCGCCACGGAGGCCCGGCGGGCAAAACTGCCTGTCACTCCCATGCCACGAGAAATGGCGTTCCCGGTGTCGAAGGGGGAAAGCTGGCATGACCGCTACATCCACATCCG GTTTCCAAGCGACAGCTCAAAAGCACTCTCCAAGCCGGTTCAGAAGAGCTGTGTCCCTCCTGAGGCAG GCCTCTCGGCACTCTGCTCCACTGCAGGCTTCCCGGGGCATGTGCCACGGCTTCTCTCTCACCCGGCAACCTTCAGCAAGCCCACACAGGACAGCGTGTCCCCCATGGTCCAGATGTTTGGCCCCACAGCT TCCTGCCGAATTCCTTCAGCACCCAGGCCCCTTCCAGAGGTCAGCCTGTTCTGTGAGCACTCGGAGATCTCCAGTGTGGGTGGCCCCAGTGGCCAGAGCCAAGAGCCCTCAGCCTGGGAGCAGGCCACTGACAAGCATGCAACTGGCAGCAGCATTCATGTGTCTGCCCATGAGTTGGCTGTGGTGCCTGTGGCCCCCGAGGATGTGGCCCTGCACGAG CCTCCCTGCAGAAAGCAGAGCGGGCAGGAGGCGGCTTTGGGCAAGAATCGTTTTCAACAAAGAGTAAGGAGAGGCTGTGGCcctgctccccactcccagccTCAGGTGGTGTCGGGGCTCCGGGCTCCAGGCAGGGGCAGGACCCAGGGTCCCTGGAGGGTCTGGCACTGCGACCAGAATCCTGGCTTCCTGCCACAAAGCAGTGGGCA GGGCCTCCctcctggggtctcactgggagTTTGTCTGTTTCAGAGCTTCCTCCCAGATCCCATCCTGAGGCTCAAGGGGGTCATCGGCTTTGGGGGCCACAGCACCAAATGG GCCCTGTGGACCAAGGACGGGGCTGCTGTCGTGTACCCCTGCCATGCAGTCATCGTTGTCCTGAACATTGAGTCCCGGGAGCAGCGCTTCTTCCTCGGCCACACGGAGAAG gtCTCTGCTCTGGCACTGGACGGGAGCAGCTCGCTGCTGGCCTCggcccaggcgcggccccccagCATGCTGCGCCTCTGGGACTTCCAGACCGGGGGCTGCCTGTCTCTATTCCGGAGCCCCGTCCACACCATCTGCTCCCTCAG CTTCTCTGACAGCGGGGCACTGCTCTGTGGCACCGGCAAGGACCGCCACGGGAGGACG GTGGTGGTGGCGTGGGGCACAGACCAGGTGGGGCGAGGTGGCAAGGCGGTCGTTCTCGCAAAGGTGCACACTGACGTGGACATCCAGGGATTCGAGGTTGCCTTTTTTGATGAAACCAG GATGGTGTCGTGCGGGCAGGGCAGTGTGCGGCTGTGGCGGCTGCGACATGGGGGGCTGCGCTCCTGCCCCGTGGACCTGGGGGAGTACCACGCACTGGAGTTCACTGACCTGGCCTTCGGGCAGGACCAGGACGGCTGCACGCT CTACGTGTGCGGCCGCAGTGGCCACATTCTGGAGGTCGACTACCAGCGCATGGCTGTGCGCCACGCTCGCCGCCTCCTGCCCACGCAGACCCCCAGCGGCCCCCCCCCACAGAAGCAGACCTTCAGCTTGG gccctggcatcgCCATCAGCAGCCTCAGTGTCTCCCAGACCATGTGCGCTGTAGGCTCCGAGGATGGCTACCTGCGCCTCTGGCCCCTGGACTTCTCCTCTGTGCTCCTGGAGGCAG AGCACGAGGGCCCCATCAGCTCTGTCCGCATCAGCCCCGATGGCCTCCGTGTGCTGTCCACCACCTCCTTGGGCCACCTCGGCTTCCTGGACGTCCTGTCCCGGGAGTACCACGTGCTGGTGCGCTCCCACACTGCTCCGGTGCTGGCCCTTGCCACCAAGTGCAGCCAGGAGCAGCTGGCCACTGTGTCCCAGGACCACACCGTCCGGGTCTGGGACCTGGTGACCCTGCAGCAG CTGTATGACTTCACGTCGCCCGACGAGGCCCCGTGCACCATCGCCTTCCACCCCACACAGCCAACCTTCTTCTGTGGCTTCAGTGGTGGGGCCGTCCGCTCCTTCAGCCTGGAGGCCGCCGAGGTCCTGGAGGAGCATAG GTGTCACCGAGGAGCTGTCATCGGCTTGGCTGCCAGCCCCGACGGGAGCCTCCTGTTCAGCTCCTGCTCTCAGGGCACCCTGGCCCAGTACCACTGCGCTGCCACCCGGTGCCGTCTCCTGCGTGTGGCAG CTAATGTGGTGTGCCAGGATGCCCACCCGAGCCCCAGTGCCCTGGCGGTCAGCAGGGACAGCTACCTGCTGGCCTTTGTGGGCCCATCCAAGTACACGGTGACCATCATGGACACAGCCTCACTGGACAAG CTTCTGCAGGTTGATGTCAGCGCCCTGGGCCTCGCCAGCAGCCGCCTGAACTCAGCTGTGGCTGTCTGCTTCGGGCCTGCACCGCCCAGCCACCTGCTGGTGTCCATGTCGTCCAACGTGGTTGTGGTGCTGGACGCCACGTCAGGGCGCACGGTCCGGGAGGTGAGCCCAGG CATCCACCCCGCGGCCTGCCCTTCCCTTGCTCTCAGCGGGGATGGCCGCTTCCTGCTGACGGCTGCTGACCGGGCCATCAAGGTGTGGGACTACTTGACGCGAGCCAGCCCCGGCTGCCAG ATGTACATTGGCCACTCGGAGCCTGTGCAGGCCGTGGCCTTCACCCCTAACCAGCAGCAGCTCCTCAGCGTGGGGGACGCCATCTTCCTCTGGGACATCCTGGTCCCCCCTGAGAG CGTCCAAGGCTCGCCCGGGGGCCCCCCGACCTGTGAGGCTG GCCCAGGTGCGAGGCAGCCGGAGGACACAGTGTCCGGAGCCGATGGGCTCCCCCGGCGGCAGGTGCCCGTGCCATCCCAGGCAGCCCCGCCCCGGCTGGGCGCCTGTGTCGGGCCTCCAGAGGGTGGTGATGGT AGGGCGGGGGTCCTGGGAGGGCCTGGGCAGGCACGTGCGTCCGCTCCCATCTTGGTGTGTTTCCCGATTCCAGGCctatggggaggggcaggggtgtggggggctccctccctcctctcacgGCCCCCCATCTCCCCAGGCACTTTCTGTGTGTCAGATGACGAAAGACCTTCTGAGGAGAGCCACGGCCCCAAGGGGCTCCGCCAGGCCTCAGCCTCAGCTGTGCTGCTGAAGGAGGCTGACGGGGCCACAGACGGggcctggggggctgtggttgacTCCTGGGGCCTTGGCGTGCCTCCCCATCCCCGTGGCCAGCCTA ATGCCCAGAGCACCAGGAGAACCAGAGCCCGGCCTGCCACCTACCCGGACTCCTACAAGCCCTTCACGGCATGTTGCAAGGCCTCCCCGCTGGCCAAG AGCGTCTCCTTCCCCCCTGCCGGTGGCGAATGGCTGCGCCTGAAGGCCGTCGTGGGCTACAGCGGAAACGGGCGGGCCAACGTGGTCTGGAGGCCAGACACAg GCTTCTTCGCTTATGCGTGTGGCTGCCTGGTGGTGGTGGAAGACCTGCACTCTGGTGCCCAGCAGCACTGGCTCGGCCACCCTGAGGAGATCTCCACACTGGCCCTCAGCCACGACGCCCAG GTCCTGGCCTCTGCTTCAGGCCGCAGCAGCACTGCCTCCCACTGCCAGATCTGCATCTGGGACGTGTCTGGGGGCTCCTGCCGGCAGCTTGTTTCTCACCACGACACTGCCGTGCGAGCCTTGGCTTTCTCACCGGATGATGGGCTCCTCGTCACACTGG GGGACTATGGCGACTGCACCCTGGCCCTGTGGAGCATGTCTTCCTGCGAGCTCCTGTCCTCCACGCGCCTCCCAGAGCCGGTGCACGGCGTGGCCTTCAACCCCTGGCACACCGGAGAGCTGGCCTGCGTGGGCCAGGGTGCTGTCACCCTGTGGCTCCTGCAGCGGCACGGGGCTGACATCAGCCTCCAG GTGCACCGAGAGCGCATCCccgaggaggtgggggtgggtgagCTGACCTCGCTCTGCTACGGGGCCACGCCCCTGCTCTACTGTGGCTCCAGCACTGGCCAGGTCTGTGTCTGGGACACGCATGCCAGCCGCTGCTTCCTGGCCTGGGAGGCAGACGACGGTGAGATCG GAGTGCTGCTGTGCTCGGGCGCGCAGCTGGTCAGCGGCAGCAGCACCAGGCGGCTGCGTCTGTGGGCCGTGGGGGCCGTGCCGGAGCTGAGGCGCAAGGGCTCGGGCGCTGG CTCCGTGTTCATGGAGCGCGAGCTGACCCTGGACGGGGCCATCGTGGGCGCGGTCTTCCACGACAGCATGGACATGGGTGTGGTGGGCACCGCGGCAGGCACGCTCTGGTACGTCAGTTGGGCTGAAGGCACCAGCACCCGCCTCGTCAGTGGCCACAGCAGCAAG gTGAACGAGGTGGTCTTCAGCCCCAGCGAGTCCTACTGTGCCACGTGTGGTGACGACGGGAGCGTGAGGGTGTGGTCCTTGGTCAGCATGGAGCTGGTCATCCAGTTCCAGGTTCTCAACCAG AGCTGCCTCTGCCTGGCTTGGAGCCCCCCGTCCTGTGGACGCCCAGACCAGCAACAGGTGGTGGCGGGCTACAGCGATGGCACGCTGCGTGTCTTCAGCATCTCTCGAACCTCGATGGACCTCAAGATGCGCCCCTGTGCAGCTGCGCTGACGGCCATAGCCTTCTCTGCTGACG GTCAGACCATCCTCTCTGGAGATAAGGATGGGCTTGTGGCCGTGAGCCGCCCCTGCACGGGGATGACTTTGCGTGTACTGAGTGACCACCGGGGCGCCCCGATCTCCGCCATCCAGACAACGAGCAAAGAG TATGGAGACTTCGGAGTGGAGGGCACGGACCTGTGGCTGGCCGTCAGTGGGGATCAGCGGGTCAGTGTCTGGGCCTCCGACTGGCTGCGGGACCGCTGTGAGCTCGTGGACTGGCTGAGCTTCCCGGCACCTGCCCTCATGGAG TCTCCCGGCTGCCCACCACCGTCCCTCGCTGCTTTCTGCCCCTGGGACGGAGCGCTGCTGGTGTGTGCGGGCCTTGGTGTGCACCGGGACGTGGTCTTCTACAGCCTCCGCCAGAAGCAG GTGGTGGAGACGATCCCGTTGCCTTTCTTTGCTGTGTCCCTGAGCCTGTCCCCTGGGGCCCGCCTTGTGGCCGTTGGCTTTGCTG AGCATGTGCTGAGGCTGGTGGACTGTGCCTCAGGGGCCACGCAGGACTTCGCTGGCCACGTCGACTCGGTGCAGCTCTGCAGGTTCACCCCGTCTGCCCGGCTGCTCTTCACGGCGGCCCACAATGAGATCTTGGTGTGGGAGGTCACCAGCCACTGA
- the MCRIP2 gene encoding MAPK regulated corepressor interacting protein 2 isoform X1, whose translation MYTITKGPSKLVAQRRTGPTQQQVESRLGELLKCRQPAPPTPPPPRAQPPGPWPLSSPGPRLVFNRVNGRRPPATSPSLEGTPEIYTLAHEENVRFVSEAWQQVVQQLGGGPAGESGPRPVQYVERTPNPRLQNFVPIDLDEWWAQQFLARITNCS comes from the exons ATGTACACCATCACCAAGGGGCCCAGCAAGCTGGTCGCGCAGCGCCGCACAG GTCCCACGCAGCAGCAGGTGGAGAGCAGGCTCGGCGAGCTCCTGAAATGCCGGCAGCCCGCGCCGCCCACCCCGCCGCCCCCGCGGGCGCAGCCGCCCGGACCCTGGCCCCTGTCGAG TCCAGGGCCGAGGCTCGTGTTCAATCGGGTGAATGGCCGGCGCCCCCCCGCCACATCCCCATCCCTCGAGGGGACCCCGGAGATCTACACGCTGGCACACGAGGAGAACGTCCGATTTGTGTCCGAAG CCTGGCAGCAAGTGGTGCAGCAGCTGGGTGGTGGCCCAGCCGGTGAGAGTGGGCCCCGGCCTGTGCAGTACGTGGAGAGGACCCCCAACCCGCGGCTACAGA ACTTCGTGCCCATTGACCTGGACGAGTGGTGGGCACAGCAGTTCCTGGCCAGAATCACTAACTGCTCCTAG
- the MCRIP2 gene encoding MAPK regulated corepressor interacting protein 2 isoform X2 has translation MYTITKGPSKLVAQRRTGPTQQQVESRLGELLKCRQPAPPTPPPPRAQPPGPWPLSSPGPRLVFNRVNGRRPPATSPSLEGTPEIYTLAHEENVRFVSEDFVPIDLDEWWAQQFLARITNCS, from the exons ATGTACACCATCACCAAGGGGCCCAGCAAGCTGGTCGCGCAGCGCCGCACAG GTCCCACGCAGCAGCAGGTGGAGAGCAGGCTCGGCGAGCTCCTGAAATGCCGGCAGCCCGCGCCGCCCACCCCGCCGCCCCCGCGGGCGCAGCCGCCCGGACCCTGGCCCCTGTCGAG TCCAGGGCCGAGGCTCGTGTTCAATCGGGTGAATGGCCGGCGCCCCCCCGCCACATCCCCATCCCTCGAGGGGACCCCGGAGATCTACACGCTGGCACACGAGGAGAACGTCCGATTTGTGTCCGAAG ACTTCGTGCCCATTGACCTGGACGAGTGGTGGGCACAGCAGTTCCTGGCCAGAATCACTAACTGCTCCTAG